The Scheffersomyces stipitis CBS 6054 chromosome 5, complete sequence genome contains the following window.
ACGATAACGAGATCAGCAAAGTTCTTGGGTACTCATGGATTGAGCCACATGACTTTGAATgagaaaaatttcaatcGCGCAAAGGTACTATTGGGCCAGTACTTGAACTTTACTGACAACGAACGAGACTTGAACCTTGACAACATGAATAACAACATCTTAAGAAGTAGAGACAGCTGTGAGATGATTTCGTACttccaatttgaaaagaCGGATTACACTAAACAAGAGCTTCAAAACATAgacgaagagttgattgCTCCAAGCGGTAGTCCCATCCCTAAAGACTTACCCGGTCTCaaaatcaaggaattcTTGTTGTATTCGCCTGACTGTGGATTGCTCTTTCAATCGAAGCCAGGGATAGAATTCATAGGTTTAAAGTCTGAAATTTACAACATTAGATTTCGACACGTATTAATTGGGCTCATGCTTTTGATAATTATccaattgatattgttcttGAGACAGATTAAGGAAACAAGAACTCCTGGCCAATTGTCCACCATAGCAACAAACACATTATATATGATCGGTTTTCAAGATGCCTTGGTTGTGTTTctgttgattttgttttcaTCGTTCTCGGAGGACTTATACCTTATTCTTGCCTGTGTTGCTGTTTTGGCATTTGTAATGAGTGGGATATTCGAAATGAGATTTATAGTGAATGTAATGAGTACTCAGGTCAATGAGAGAGGAACCACATGGTGGCAAATATTGAGGGGAGGGACGGCTGAAACTACAATAACTGATCCTACTCCTGAACCTCAATCTACTGAAAACACAAACGAACCTTTACTTCCTACAACGAATCCTCCAGCAAATGCCCCTAccacagcagcaacaaccaCTAATACAACTCCAGGAATGGAAGAGTCCAATATATGGAATAAAATATTTGGGCTTGGTGGATTTTTAACGATCGCATTCACATTTTTGATCTGGAATTCCACATTATGGAGAGCAAGCTACAGAAAGATATTTGAATATGTTGGGTTGATTCTCGTGAACTCATTCTGGATTCCTCAGTTCTTGCGGAATACACTTAAAAATCGTAGAAAATCATTTTCGTGGGAGTTTGTCTTAGGCACCAGTCTTGTTAGGTTGGTACCTGTGATCTATATATGTCTTGAGGACAATATTGGCAGACACCGTTACGACCCAGTTTTGGTTTCAGTGCTAACCAGTTGGCTTTCATTCCAAATTTTATTGTTGGTGCTACAGCTGTACATGGGACCTCGGTTCTGGGTCAATGAAAAGTGGCTTCCAAAGGCTTACGATTATCAGAAGATTTTGCATATTAAAGATCTCGAacataatttttcaagtgAGCTATTAGCAAATATTAAACCTAATGAAGGTGGAAACGAAGAGCAGGACAAGGGAATAATCGAGTGCAAGTGCACTTGCCCAATTTGTATGACCGACATCAGCTTGCCGATTTTGACTAAAGATGGCGACGAAAGCAGACGTAGgaaaatcaacaacaagttgtatATGATTACGCCTTGCTACCATATTTTTCATTCCGAGTGTCTTGAGAGCTGGATGAAATACAAGTTGCAGTGTCCCGTTTGTAGAGAGAGTCTTCCACCAATATGATGGTAGATTTTTGATAGATCTAGAGCAATACTTGCATTCACATATATTTCGATACATACTAATATCTACGCTACACTTGATGCCATCTACAAGTAGACGAGGAAGACATCACTGAAAAAATCGCAACACCAGCTGAAACGATGGCTTGATTATTCTACGAGATCTTGGTGGATCAGGGTTCAAGATCGACGGATCAGGGCTGCTGGATATTAGGCAATTTGTTCTCCCGTTACGGAAATGTGCTGGCTGGCGATAACCAGCACTGAAATTTGTTTTTAATCATGAGCACGTAGTGCAGTTGATAAGCTTAGAGGGCAATCGAGATCCATTCAGGTGACAATAAGATGGAGATAAGCTGTACATGAAAATCAGGTCAAAAAACGTCGCTCGAGGTAGCGCGATGTATTGAGCCACATGGCTTAAAAAGGCGGGAATGTAGAGAGACCGAGAATAGTCTGAGACAGCCAGAAAAGATGGAGAGATATAGGCGAGCTTAGAATATCAAGAGAATATAGTGTAAGGTAAACCGAGGTATTAATTGTAGACTAGAGAAGACTAACGTAGAAAGAGACAGTGAGAACCGGATGTACCTAGATTGGCCATAGGAGATAAATTGCAGACTTCTGAGCAACAGATTCGTTTGTGTCGGGCCTACAGTTTCGGAGATATTATGATAGCCTAACTGATATTTGACAGTAATCTGAACTAGTCGGGGAGTTACGGCAACGGGGCTCACATGTACCGAGGAGGATGCGACCAGATAGGAGAATGCAACGAGAATGCGACCAGAGTACGACATCAGAAAGGATGtgatgagatgagatgagaatAGTCCAGGGACAGAAACAGAGGACAGAATCAGACCAGATCTGGAGAATCGAAAATAGCGCCAGATACTAAACTGGAGACAATAGAGCATACGATGATATACGGCTACTAGCGGTGTTCTTATAGCGAAGGTTCGGGTTCGAGTTTTCTAGTAAAACGCTCCTCCATTAAAGAAGGAACCTTCAAGTACAGGACAGAGGGAACTAAGAAGCAAATTAGTAAGTgtcaaagtcaaagttGTTAATGCCTAGCTAGGAATTATTGGCAGAGCCCGCCAGGTGGACCCGGCAAACGGATGGGAGAATGTGCAACCTCAGTCATGCCGATAATATTATTAAGGTTGGTGATGATATTTTCGAGCCTCCGGCCAGTGCACACTCTATCTACTTGGACGGAACCATTCTGGTTCGCTTCAGTATCGAACGGAATGCGTGCAGAAGTGAGGCAGGCTCTTGGCAGGCTCCAGCATCCGAAAGCCTGACTGGAAAGCCAACAGCAAACTCACCGTCAGCGACTACCGAACAGACTAAATTGACCCAGAACAAGACTGACAGAAACGGTGCAGCACTATAAACTCTGGATCAGCTGACTTGCATGTCTGGTAATGTTCGTGACATCTGGGTGCTGGAGCTACGGGGGAGATTGGCCATATCTCCACTCCTAGTTGGTTTGGGAATGCCTGCACAGGGAAAATGACCTGATTTTTCGGAACCCTCCATTTGTGCCGGTTCCTGGCGGAGCACACACTTTTCACTATTGGCACCATTGTATAATAACTGACTTGGTATTAAAATTAATATATTAAGCCTATCGTCTTAGAAAAAGACTTCATTGACATCTGCATCTGTCGAGAGAGAGATTTTTTTTCGTAGTTGTCTTTTTTTGC
Protein-coding sequences here:
- a CDS encoding predicted protein, with the translated sequence MEVDRQTLLYFIIMLIFITLPSGNDQPHSTREKETLITYQKHLRSEQEELANSTYTSGYGNVTGFHLSYQDLVDGHNETEWPLHRFNDKHHWREDEKFSLLPNSVSDVIKSFWAQEPVLSERDDKAYLLNISGQAFGEFKIHSVSDLKRYNFTLPDYLQKYYDSYDPNQNAPEDGEQESPLPPDPMISKPIQKTGNMTKSSGKISLQISAYDYNYRNAELSKFIFNETTDRINDTVVARVAMSLKDYDEIESHDLETRGVYFQETGALVTITRSAKFLGTHGLSHMTLNEKNFNRAKVLLGQYLNFTDNERDLNLDNMNNNILRSRDSCEMISYFQFEKTDYTKQELQNIDEELIAPSGSPIPKDLPGLKIKEFLLYSPDCGLLFQSKPGIEFIGLKSEIYNIRFRHVLIGLMLLIIIQLILFLRQIKETRTPGQLSTIATNTLYMIGFQDALVVFSLILFSSFSEDLYLILACVAVLAFVMSGIFEMRFIVNVMSTQVNERGTTWWQILRGGTAETTITDPTPEPQSTENTNEPLLPTTNPPANAPTTAATTTNTTPGMEESNIWNKIFGLGGFLTIAFTFLIWNSTLWRASYRKIFEYVGLILVNSFWIPQFLRNTLKNRRKSFSWEFVLGTSLVRLVPVIYICLEDNIGRHRYDPVLVSVLTSWLSFQILLLVLQSYMGPRFWVNEKWLPKAYDYQKILHIKDLEHNFSKQDKGIIECKCTCPICMTDISLPILTKDGDESRRRKINNKLYMITPCYHIFHSECLESWMKYKLQCPVCRESLPPI